Proteins encoded by one window of Arachis ipaensis cultivar K30076 chromosome B04, Araip1.1, whole genome shotgun sequence:
- the LOC107635110 gene encoding uncharacterized protein LOC107635110 isoform X3, with product MFGRKVFLTYKRKRQSSSEDAHNCSLSAQDKHDKQTAEKAMEKNEEKRMRGCSSWLPVRKPDSLKSGEQGNCDATKVMVTRSRSFSSRHQCEDTSETARDAGELLAVHAEKASKNASGPPGDSCATEISKNEFSNCPNIQCTPPSVKLDAGNGLNLVGSEACITRECSSPKGNESSVLNKSRIEEFTDSQLKDGFINPSRRKVIKTKLGTPLITFNRCHKRKKDSDATDGQSELLHGKENISALAKWSMLVDVNASASSTNESSCEECPVDKVPDLNQSVDHLERGKLLNQIQNEASSKSCSTVFLADLNQSAELSERGVLNQAREKVENAHHPDTSGVVSATCVTPLGEQLHHGEDIDKTGTIAIEPGQSCLIQKDAEHMHKDCEGVSINVDSSDPCPTTTADQELESEPSVREAMQNGTCDDAEKTGGLREFDLLVDSSDENIVDLNLGVGKHPVDLKMTTPADKLASISSSSATVEDQISPLELLNVKDTQMIPEGTSSDVCSIIAQPQSTGSMMSSKRMNVQQSKIIRSEPVPTVSLSLGLSLPVEPNIGGCDSITCLSLLPLPNSLSETKGSVQDMLSEYSASRKPWHRRHKMMLESIVSRARSLNERGIFQDNLVPHPTMWSEEELDYLWIGVRRHGKGNWDAMLRDPRLRFSPLRLAKDLADRWEDEQLKVLNDVAFPQFMYPKAASLEGNFCLDPKASFWRESAIDNTKLSPEDMFSYRDSNTLKKSRARLNSHGNTTGRNHRPGFHSRKASYNKSADNYEWGSFPGSLSLPRENSYSNDFPFNFSTGNSNLPHWLREAIFAPPLKSVEPNLAPATAVSLSSHPEHGLDAGKSSFVPQNRLNGLGTTEPQMSNQNGSSQCATYSRRRFGMMKVNKPLEQHVKKSDALIIIDSDTSSEETISDDNRSSL from the exons ATGTTCGGCCGCAAAGTGTTCCTAACATACAAAAGAAAGCGACAATCATCTTCTGAAGATGCCCATAATTGTTCTTTATCTGCACAAGATAAACATGACAAGCAAACTGCTGAGAAGGCAATGGAAAAGAATGAAGAGAAACGGATG CGAGGTTGTTCATCATGGCTCCCGGTTCGCAAACCTGACAGCCTTAAGTCTGGAGAGCAAGGAAATTGTGATGCAACAAAAGTCATGGTTACTAGGTCTAGATCATTTTCATCAAGGCATCAATGCGAGGATACCTCAGAGACGGCGAGGGATGCTGGTGAATTACTTGCTGTACACGCAGAAAAGGCTTCAAAGAATGCTTCTGGTCCTCCTGGAGATTCCTGTGCCACTGAAATCTCTAAGAACGAATTTAGCAATTGTCCAAATATACAATGCACTCCCCCTTCAGTTAAATTGGATGccgggaatggtttgaatttagTTGGCTCAGAGGCATGCATTACAAGGGAATGCAGCTCTCCAAAAGGCAATGAATCTTCTGTATTGAATAAGTCAAGAATAGAAGAATTTACTGATTCACAGTTAAAAGATGGTTTCATTAACCCATCTCGACGTAAGGTTATAAAGACTAAGTTGGGCACCCCATTAATTACCTTCAATCGATgccataaaagaaaaaaagattcaGATGCAACCGATGGACAAAGCGAATTATTGCACGGGAAGGAAAATATATCAGCGCTAGCCAAGTGGAGCATGCTTGTTGATGTTAATGCCAGCGCTAGTTCTACGAATGAATCATCTTGTGAGGAATGTCCTGTAGATAAAGTACCAGACCTTAATCAATCAGTGGATCATTTGGAAAGAGGGAAGCTGTTGAATCAAATCCAAAATGAAGCATCCTCTAAAAGCTGCTCTACGGTTTTTCTGGCTGACCTTAATCAATCAGCTGAGCTTTCAGAAAGAGGGGTGCTTAATCAAGCTAGAGAAAAA GTAGAAAATGCACACCATCCGGACACTTCGGGAGTTGTTTCCGCAACATG TGTGACACCTTTGGGGGAGCAACTGCATCATGGCGAGGACATAGACAAAACCGGTACCATTGCAATAGAACCAGGCCAGAGTTGCCTAATTCAAAAGGATGCTGAACATATGCATAAGGATTGTGAAGGAGTTTCTATTAATGTTGACTCTAGTGATCCCTGCCCAACCACAACTGCTGATCAGGAACTAGAGTCCGAGCCGTCTGTAAGAGAGGCCATGCAAAATGGTACATGTGATGATGCGGAAAAAACCGGAGGACTCCGTGAATTTGACCTGCTTGTTGACTCTTCAG ATGAGAACATAGTTGATTTAAACTTGGGTGTTGGCAAACATCCCGTAGATTTGAAGATGACAACTCCTGCGGACAAATTGGCCTCTATAAGCAGTAGTTCTGCCACTGTGGAAGATCAAATTTCTCCATTGGAATTGTTAAATGTCAAAGATACACAG ATGATTCCAGAAGGAACATCCAGTGATGTTTGCTCAATCATTGCTCAACCTCAGTCAACTGGTAGCATGATGTCTAGCAAAAGAATGAATGTTCAACAAAGTAAAATTATTCGATCGGAACCTGTGCCAACAGTTTCGCTTTCTTTGGGTTTGTCTTTACCTGTTGAGCCTAACATTGGAGGTTGTGATTCCATTACTTGCTTGTCACTATTGCCTTTGCCAAATTCATTGAGTGAAACCAAAGGTTCTGTACAAGACATGTTATCTGAATATTCAGCAAGCCGAAAACCGTGGCATCGCCGACACAAAATGATGCTTGAGAGCATTGTAAGCAGAGCAAGATCTTTGAATGAAAGGGGCATTTTTCAAGATAACTTGGTGCCACACCCAACCATGTGGTCTGAAGAGGAGCTGGATTATCTCTGGATTGGTGTGAGGAGACATGGTAAGGGGAATTGGGACGCCATGCTAAGGGATCCAAGACTGAGGTTTTCGCCGTTAAGGTTAGCAAAGGACCTTGCTGATCGTTGGGAGGATGAACAATTAAAAGTTTTGAATGATGTTGCTTTTCCACAGTTCATGTATCCAAAAGCCGCATCATTGGAAGGAAACTTCTGCTTAGATCCTAAAGCAAGTTTTTGGAGAGAAAGTGCAATAGACAATACTAAGCTTTCGCCGGAAGATATGTTTTCTTACAGGGACAGTAATACCCTAAAGAAATCCCGTGCTCGGTTAAATTCTCATGGTAACACCACCGGACGGAATCATAGGCCGGGCTTTCATTCTAGGAAGGCCTCTTACAACAAAAGTGCAGATAATTATGAATGGGGATCTTTTCCTGGGAGCTTGAGTCTTCCCAGAGAAAATTCTTATTCAAATGATTTTCCCTTTAACTTTTCCACAGGAAACAGTAATTTACCTCACTGGCTGAGAGAAGCAATTTTCGCTCCTCCTTTAAAGTCAGTTGAGCCGAACCTGGCTCCGGCCACAGCCGTTTCTTTGAGTTCTCATCCGGAGCATGGCTTGGATGCCGGGAAGTCTAGCTTTGTGCCTCAAAATAGGTTGAATGGTTTGGGAACAACTGAGCCACAAATGTCAAATCAAAATGGTTCTTCTCAGTGTGCAACCTATTCAAGAAGAAGATTTGGGATGATGAAAGTGAATAAGCCATTGGAGCAACATGTCAAGAAATCAGATGCCTTAATCATTATTGATAGTGACACATCTTCTGAAGAGACCATATCTGATGATAACCGTTCCAGCTTATAA
- the LOC107635110 gene encoding uncharacterized protein LOC107635110 isoform X1 — MFGRKVFLTYKRKRQSSSEDAHNCSLSAQDKHDKQTAEKAMEKNEEKRMRGCSSWLPVRKPDSLKSGEQGNCDATKVMVTRSRSFSSRHQCEDTSETARDAGELLAVHAEKASKNASGPPGDSCATEISKNEFSNCPNIQCTPPSVKLDAGNGLNLVGSEACITRECSSPKGNESSVLNKSRIEEFTDSQLKDGFINPSRRKVIKTKLGTPLITFNRCHKRKKDSDATDGQSELLHGKENISALAKWSMLVDVNASASSTNESSCEECPVDKVPDLNQSVDHLERGKLLNQIQNEASSKSCSTVFLADLNQSAELSERGVLNQAREKVENAHHPDTSGVVSATCVTPLGEQLHHGEDIDKTGTIAIEPGQSCLIQKDAEHMHKDCEGVSINVDSSDPCPTTTADQELESEPSVREAMQNGTCDDAEKTGGLREFDLLVDSSEELTYHILCDADENIVDLNLGVGKHPVDLKMTTPADKLASISSSSATVEDQISPLELLNVKDTQMIPEGTSSDVCSIIAQPQSTGSMMSSKRMNVQQSKIIRSEPVPTVSLSLGLSLPVEPNIGGCDSITCLSLLPLPNSLSETKGSVQDMLSEYSASRKPWHRRHKMMLESIVSRARSLNERGIFQDNLVPHPTMWSEEELDYLWIGVRRHGKGNWDAMLRDPRLRFSPLRLAKDLADRWEDEQLKVLNDVAFPQFMYPKAASLEGNFCLDPKASFWRESAIDNTKLSPEDMFSYRDSNTLKKSRARLNSHGNTTGRNHRPGFHSRKASYNKSADNYEWGSFPGSLSLPRENSYSNDFPFNFSTGNSNLPHWLREAIFAPPLKSVEPNLAPATAVSLSSHPEHGLDAGKSSFVPQNRLNGLGTTEPQMSNQNGSSQCATYSRRRFGMMKVNKPLEQHVKKSDALIIIDSDTSSEETISDDNRSSL; from the exons ATGTTCGGCCGCAAAGTGTTCCTAACATACAAAAGAAAGCGACAATCATCTTCTGAAGATGCCCATAATTGTTCTTTATCTGCACAAGATAAACATGACAAGCAAACTGCTGAGAAGGCAATGGAAAAGAATGAAGAGAAACGGATG CGAGGTTGTTCATCATGGCTCCCGGTTCGCAAACCTGACAGCCTTAAGTCTGGAGAGCAAGGAAATTGTGATGCAACAAAAGTCATGGTTACTAGGTCTAGATCATTTTCATCAAGGCATCAATGCGAGGATACCTCAGAGACGGCGAGGGATGCTGGTGAATTACTTGCTGTACACGCAGAAAAGGCTTCAAAGAATGCTTCTGGTCCTCCTGGAGATTCCTGTGCCACTGAAATCTCTAAGAACGAATTTAGCAATTGTCCAAATATACAATGCACTCCCCCTTCAGTTAAATTGGATGccgggaatggtttgaatttagTTGGCTCAGAGGCATGCATTACAAGGGAATGCAGCTCTCCAAAAGGCAATGAATCTTCTGTATTGAATAAGTCAAGAATAGAAGAATTTACTGATTCACAGTTAAAAGATGGTTTCATTAACCCATCTCGACGTAAGGTTATAAAGACTAAGTTGGGCACCCCATTAATTACCTTCAATCGATgccataaaagaaaaaaagattcaGATGCAACCGATGGACAAAGCGAATTATTGCACGGGAAGGAAAATATATCAGCGCTAGCCAAGTGGAGCATGCTTGTTGATGTTAATGCCAGCGCTAGTTCTACGAATGAATCATCTTGTGAGGAATGTCCTGTAGATAAAGTACCAGACCTTAATCAATCAGTGGATCATTTGGAAAGAGGGAAGCTGTTGAATCAAATCCAAAATGAAGCATCCTCTAAAAGCTGCTCTACGGTTTTTCTGGCTGACCTTAATCAATCAGCTGAGCTTTCAGAAAGAGGGGTGCTTAATCAAGCTAGAGAAAAA GTAGAAAATGCACACCATCCGGACACTTCGGGAGTTGTTTCCGCAACATG TGTGACACCTTTGGGGGAGCAACTGCATCATGGCGAGGACATAGACAAAACCGGTACCATTGCAATAGAACCAGGCCAGAGTTGCCTAATTCAAAAGGATGCTGAACATATGCATAAGGATTGTGAAGGAGTTTCTATTAATGTTGACTCTAGTGATCCCTGCCCAACCACAACTGCTGATCAGGAACTAGAGTCCGAGCCGTCTGTAAGAGAGGCCATGCAAAATGGTACATGTGATGATGCGGAAAAAACCGGAGGACTCCGTGAATTTGACCTGCTTGTTGACTCTTCAG AAGAGCTCACATATCATATTTTATGTGATGCAGATGAGAACATAGTTGATTTAAACTTGGGTGTTGGCAAACATCCCGTAGATTTGAAGATGACAACTCCTGCGGACAAATTGGCCTCTATAAGCAGTAGTTCTGCCACTGTGGAAGATCAAATTTCTCCATTGGAATTGTTAAATGTCAAAGATACACAG ATGATTCCAGAAGGAACATCCAGTGATGTTTGCTCAATCATTGCTCAACCTCAGTCAACTGGTAGCATGATGTCTAGCAAAAGAATGAATGTTCAACAAAGTAAAATTATTCGATCGGAACCTGTGCCAACAGTTTCGCTTTCTTTGGGTTTGTCTTTACCTGTTGAGCCTAACATTGGAGGTTGTGATTCCATTACTTGCTTGTCACTATTGCCTTTGCCAAATTCATTGAGTGAAACCAAAGGTTCTGTACAAGACATGTTATCTGAATATTCAGCAAGCCGAAAACCGTGGCATCGCCGACACAAAATGATGCTTGAGAGCATTGTAAGCAGAGCAAGATCTTTGAATGAAAGGGGCATTTTTCAAGATAACTTGGTGCCACACCCAACCATGTGGTCTGAAGAGGAGCTGGATTATCTCTGGATTGGTGTGAGGAGACATGGTAAGGGGAATTGGGACGCCATGCTAAGGGATCCAAGACTGAGGTTTTCGCCGTTAAGGTTAGCAAAGGACCTTGCTGATCGTTGGGAGGATGAACAATTAAAAGTTTTGAATGATGTTGCTTTTCCACAGTTCATGTATCCAAAAGCCGCATCATTGGAAGGAAACTTCTGCTTAGATCCTAAAGCAAGTTTTTGGAGAGAAAGTGCAATAGACAATACTAAGCTTTCGCCGGAAGATATGTTTTCTTACAGGGACAGTAATACCCTAAAGAAATCCCGTGCTCGGTTAAATTCTCATGGTAACACCACCGGACGGAATCATAGGCCGGGCTTTCATTCTAGGAAGGCCTCTTACAACAAAAGTGCAGATAATTATGAATGGGGATCTTTTCCTGGGAGCTTGAGTCTTCCCAGAGAAAATTCTTATTCAAATGATTTTCCCTTTAACTTTTCCACAGGAAACAGTAATTTACCTCACTGGCTGAGAGAAGCAATTTTCGCTCCTCCTTTAAAGTCAGTTGAGCCGAACCTGGCTCCGGCCACAGCCGTTTCTTTGAGTTCTCATCCGGAGCATGGCTTGGATGCCGGGAAGTCTAGCTTTGTGCCTCAAAATAGGTTGAATGGTTTGGGAACAACTGAGCCACAAATGTCAAATCAAAATGGTTCTTCTCAGTGTGCAACCTATTCAAGAAGAAGATTTGGGATGATGAAAGTGAATAAGCCATTGGAGCAACATGTCAAGAAATCAGATGCCTTAATCATTATTGATAGTGACACATCTTCTGAAGAGACCATATCTGATGATAACCGTTCCAGCTTATAA
- the LOC107635110 gene encoding uncharacterized protein LOC107635110 isoform X2, with the protein MFGRKVFLTYKRKRQSSSEDAHNCSLSAQDKHDKQTAEKAMEKNEEKRMRGCSSWLPVRKPDSLKSGEQGNCDATKVMVTRSRSFSSRHQCEDTSETARDAGELLAVHAEKASKNASGPPGDSCATEISKNEFSNCPNIQCTPPSVKLDAGNGLNLVGSEACITRECSSPKGNESSVLNKSRIEEFTDSQLKDGFINPSRRKVIKTKLGTPLITFNRCHKRKKDSDATDGQSELLHGKENISALAKWSMLVDVNASASSTNESSCEECPVDKVPDLNQSVDHLERGKLLNQIQNEASSKSCSTVFLADLNQSAELSERGVLNQAREKVENAHHPDTSGVVSATCVTPLGEQLHHGEDIDKTGTIAIEPGQSCLIQKDAEHMHKDCEGVSINVDSSDPCPTTTADQELESEPSVREAMQNGTCDDAEKTGGLREFDLLVDSSELTYHILCDADENIVDLNLGVGKHPVDLKMTTPADKLASISSSSATVEDQISPLELLNVKDTQMIPEGTSSDVCSIIAQPQSTGSMMSSKRMNVQQSKIIRSEPVPTVSLSLGLSLPVEPNIGGCDSITCLSLLPLPNSLSETKGSVQDMLSEYSASRKPWHRRHKMMLESIVSRARSLNERGIFQDNLVPHPTMWSEEELDYLWIGVRRHGKGNWDAMLRDPRLRFSPLRLAKDLADRWEDEQLKVLNDVAFPQFMYPKAASLEGNFCLDPKASFWRESAIDNTKLSPEDMFSYRDSNTLKKSRARLNSHGNTTGRNHRPGFHSRKASYNKSADNYEWGSFPGSLSLPRENSYSNDFPFNFSTGNSNLPHWLREAIFAPPLKSVEPNLAPATAVSLSSHPEHGLDAGKSSFVPQNRLNGLGTTEPQMSNQNGSSQCATYSRRRFGMMKVNKPLEQHVKKSDALIIIDSDTSSEETISDDNRSSL; encoded by the exons ATGTTCGGCCGCAAAGTGTTCCTAACATACAAAAGAAAGCGACAATCATCTTCTGAAGATGCCCATAATTGTTCTTTATCTGCACAAGATAAACATGACAAGCAAACTGCTGAGAAGGCAATGGAAAAGAATGAAGAGAAACGGATG CGAGGTTGTTCATCATGGCTCCCGGTTCGCAAACCTGACAGCCTTAAGTCTGGAGAGCAAGGAAATTGTGATGCAACAAAAGTCATGGTTACTAGGTCTAGATCATTTTCATCAAGGCATCAATGCGAGGATACCTCAGAGACGGCGAGGGATGCTGGTGAATTACTTGCTGTACACGCAGAAAAGGCTTCAAAGAATGCTTCTGGTCCTCCTGGAGATTCCTGTGCCACTGAAATCTCTAAGAACGAATTTAGCAATTGTCCAAATATACAATGCACTCCCCCTTCAGTTAAATTGGATGccgggaatggtttgaatttagTTGGCTCAGAGGCATGCATTACAAGGGAATGCAGCTCTCCAAAAGGCAATGAATCTTCTGTATTGAATAAGTCAAGAATAGAAGAATTTACTGATTCACAGTTAAAAGATGGTTTCATTAACCCATCTCGACGTAAGGTTATAAAGACTAAGTTGGGCACCCCATTAATTACCTTCAATCGATgccataaaagaaaaaaagattcaGATGCAACCGATGGACAAAGCGAATTATTGCACGGGAAGGAAAATATATCAGCGCTAGCCAAGTGGAGCATGCTTGTTGATGTTAATGCCAGCGCTAGTTCTACGAATGAATCATCTTGTGAGGAATGTCCTGTAGATAAAGTACCAGACCTTAATCAATCAGTGGATCATTTGGAAAGAGGGAAGCTGTTGAATCAAATCCAAAATGAAGCATCCTCTAAAAGCTGCTCTACGGTTTTTCTGGCTGACCTTAATCAATCAGCTGAGCTTTCAGAAAGAGGGGTGCTTAATCAAGCTAGAGAAAAA GTAGAAAATGCACACCATCCGGACACTTCGGGAGTTGTTTCCGCAACATG TGTGACACCTTTGGGGGAGCAACTGCATCATGGCGAGGACATAGACAAAACCGGTACCATTGCAATAGAACCAGGCCAGAGTTGCCTAATTCAAAAGGATGCTGAACATATGCATAAGGATTGTGAAGGAGTTTCTATTAATGTTGACTCTAGTGATCCCTGCCCAACCACAACTGCTGATCAGGAACTAGAGTCCGAGCCGTCTGTAAGAGAGGCCATGCAAAATGGTACATGTGATGATGCGGAAAAAACCGGAGGACTCCGTGAATTTGACCTGCTTGTTGACTCTTCAG AGCTCACATATCATATTTTATGTGATGCAGATGAGAACATAGTTGATTTAAACTTGGGTGTTGGCAAACATCCCGTAGATTTGAAGATGACAACTCCTGCGGACAAATTGGCCTCTATAAGCAGTAGTTCTGCCACTGTGGAAGATCAAATTTCTCCATTGGAATTGTTAAATGTCAAAGATACACAG ATGATTCCAGAAGGAACATCCAGTGATGTTTGCTCAATCATTGCTCAACCTCAGTCAACTGGTAGCATGATGTCTAGCAAAAGAATGAATGTTCAACAAAGTAAAATTATTCGATCGGAACCTGTGCCAACAGTTTCGCTTTCTTTGGGTTTGTCTTTACCTGTTGAGCCTAACATTGGAGGTTGTGATTCCATTACTTGCTTGTCACTATTGCCTTTGCCAAATTCATTGAGTGAAACCAAAGGTTCTGTACAAGACATGTTATCTGAATATTCAGCAAGCCGAAAACCGTGGCATCGCCGACACAAAATGATGCTTGAGAGCATTGTAAGCAGAGCAAGATCTTTGAATGAAAGGGGCATTTTTCAAGATAACTTGGTGCCACACCCAACCATGTGGTCTGAAGAGGAGCTGGATTATCTCTGGATTGGTGTGAGGAGACATGGTAAGGGGAATTGGGACGCCATGCTAAGGGATCCAAGACTGAGGTTTTCGCCGTTAAGGTTAGCAAAGGACCTTGCTGATCGTTGGGAGGATGAACAATTAAAAGTTTTGAATGATGTTGCTTTTCCACAGTTCATGTATCCAAAAGCCGCATCATTGGAAGGAAACTTCTGCTTAGATCCTAAAGCAAGTTTTTGGAGAGAAAGTGCAATAGACAATACTAAGCTTTCGCCGGAAGATATGTTTTCTTACAGGGACAGTAATACCCTAAAGAAATCCCGTGCTCGGTTAAATTCTCATGGTAACACCACCGGACGGAATCATAGGCCGGGCTTTCATTCTAGGAAGGCCTCTTACAACAAAAGTGCAGATAATTATGAATGGGGATCTTTTCCTGGGAGCTTGAGTCTTCCCAGAGAAAATTCTTATTCAAATGATTTTCCCTTTAACTTTTCCACAGGAAACAGTAATTTACCTCACTGGCTGAGAGAAGCAATTTTCGCTCCTCCTTTAAAGTCAGTTGAGCCGAACCTGGCTCCGGCCACAGCCGTTTCTTTGAGTTCTCATCCGGAGCATGGCTTGGATGCCGGGAAGTCTAGCTTTGTGCCTCAAAATAGGTTGAATGGTTTGGGAACAACTGAGCCACAAATGTCAAATCAAAATGGTTCTTCTCAGTGTGCAACCTATTCAAGAAGAAGATTTGGGATGATGAAAGTGAATAAGCCATTGGAGCAACATGTCAAGAAATCAGATGCCTTAATCATTATTGATAGTGACACATCTTCTGAAGAGACCATATCTGATGATAACCGTTCCAGCTTATAA